ATTACAAATCTCTCTGCACAATAAGATTACAAAGCCCTTTATTATAGTATAATAGTACATCTCTCTCCAGGGTACATACGAACCTTGAAATAAACATAAATCTACTTGTCTAAAAGCTAGATACAAAGGTGACATAATGGATATATTCTCAAAGAATCAACCTTCTAGCATGCTTGCCATGGTAAACTACATCTAAAAGATGATTTAACTTGACATAGAGTCTATCAAAGATTTGATGTCATTAGCGATATTCTTGGCATCTGTTGCAATACCGGCTAATCCTCTCCTCGCTAACCCAGCACAGTAGAGCCCATTTTCACCTTTCCAATGATTCGGATATTTTTGGATGGGCAGTCCGTTGCCATTTAACATGCTCTCACCATTCTGGATTAAAAAAACATAGAGCTTGTTAGCAGATTTAAtaatggctacaccaagaaaacaAACTCAGACATGTTCAAACACCAGCTATATTACCTTGAGCCATATATTTGCCGTGCTTTTGTATCCAGTTGCAAACACAATCGCATCAAATGAGATTCTTTTACTGCATTGAAATTTAACTATGTTGCCCTTGATCTTACTAATGCTCCCTTGAACCTGTATAAgataaaaaatacattgataacTTGGCATATCAAATCAACATATGTTATAAAGTTATGTCATGTCAAGGATATACTTACTTTGATGATGCCTTTTTTGATCAATCCAACAGTCCCAACATCAATCACTGCAGATCGACCTGTTTCTGCTTTGAGGGTCATTGGACCCATTTTTGGCCTTGTGATGCCATGTCGTGACAGGTCTCCAAATATTAAATACGCTGCCATCACAAGGAGTTTATCCACTAGATTCAATGGAAGATGGTGAGCAAGTGTCATGCCCAAACGAATTAATTCCTTTGTCATTACATGAATCTGCAACCACAAAACATGTCACACCTCTTTTGAAGTATGCATGATAAATAAAATTGCATATAATTTCTTCTTTCAAGAATTCAATTTTTGTCATGTGGTTCCTCTAGTCTTTTAGTTGTTTGTGTGCAATATAAAACAGTTCATCTCCTTTTCTATGTGAAATACTTCCTATTAGTAATAACACTTAAAATTGCATCTCTTCTATTAGTAACTATACTAAGAATTTGCGTTCATAAACCCAATGAAAATATATAGTTCATGTACATACCGGGCTTCGTATAACAACCGATGTGTTGGCACCATGGGTCGCAAGGTCATAAGCAATTTCCATCCCGGAGTTGCCGGATCCAACGACCAATACATTCTTGCCAGAGTAGCTCTTGCCTGACTTGTAGCTTGAGGAGTGGATGACATCACCTGGAAAGCTTTCTAGTCCAGGGATCATTGGAATATTCTCTGCACTATTCTCACCACTTGCCACAACAAGAAACTTTGCCGTGAACTTGACTGTGGTGCACTTTGACATGTCCTTTGCCACAATGGACCAACatttttcatcattgtcatatgtgGATGACTCCACGCAGGTGAGATACTTCGGTTGAATGTTGAAATGCTCAACATAATCATCCAAGTACTTCACAAACAAGTTTTTTGGTATGTATGTTGGTGCATCTATAGGGTATGACATGTGTGGCAACTCACAGAACTCCTTTGCAAGATGCAGCTTGAGGCGATCATACGCGCGGTTGCGCCAAAGTGACGCGCTACAGCTCTCACGCTCGACTATGACATAAGGATTTGCGAATTGGCTAAGGCATGCTGCCGTTGCGAGGCCTGCTGGCCCAGCACCAACAATCAACACTGCAACACTCTCCATTTCAAAGGGAAGAGTTGACAAAGTTGTGGGACAAGTCTGGTGGTAGGTTGCAATGTTTGTGTGTTAGCTCGATGAACTTTGGATGACATGCTCGCCTATGTGGGCGTATATATACGGGTATCTTTCATGGGCCAATCTGTTTTGGATTGAGGGATGAAAAAGGTAAATATTTATTGAGGCCTAATCCTGGTGTGTAGGAGTATTTCCATCTAAAAATGGAGCCGTTGTTGGTGTGAAAGCGTGTACTGATACAAAATAGGCAGGAAACACACTCTTGATCGATTGCTGTTATTGGAAACTTATCGACCATCTTTTTGATGTGTAGATTAAAGATTCTTCGTGTTTCTTTCCTTTCTCATCGTCACCAATGACAATAACTGCTCTAATATTcaagtgtttcttcctctttctataCAATATAGGATAAGGATAAGTCTGATTTCCAAACACACATTTATAGGCAAAGTCCTATTTCATTTTCTCAAGTTAACATAATATGGATGACAAAGTGAAACAATCATCTAAGAAGGATTTGGTACTAACCATGTTAACCGGTTTTGCCGGCTAGTTTTGCCTCCAGTTCAGTTGTACGACGGCCAGTTTTTCCTCCGGTTC
The window above is part of the Triticum aestivum cultivar Chinese Spring chromosome 2A, IWGSC CS RefSeq v2.1, whole genome shotgun sequence genome. Proteins encoded here:
- the LOC123186604 gene encoding probable indole-3-pyruvate monooxygenase YUCCA10 — encoded protein: MESVAVLIVGAGPAGLATAACLSQFANPYVIVERESCSASLWRNRAYDRLKLHLAKEFCELPHMSYPIDAPTYIPKNLFVKYLDDYVEHFNIQPKYLTCVESSTYDNDEKCWSIVAKDMSKCTTVKFTAKFLVVASGENSAENIPMIPGLESFPGDVIHSSSYKSGKSYSGKNVLVVGSGNSGMEIAYDLATHGANTSVVIRSPIHVMTKELIRLGMTLAHHLPLNLVDKLLVMAAYLIFGDLSRHGITRPKMGPMTLKAETGRSAVIDVGTVGLIKKGIIKVQGSISKIKGNIVKFQCSKRISFDAIVFATGYKSTANIWLKNGESMLNGNGLPIQKYPNHWKGENGLYCAGLARRGLAGIATDAKNIANDIKSLIDSMSS